AGGACCTCGCCCTGGAGCTGAACTACGGCACCAAGGCCGAGGGCGCCTACCCGATGGTCCTCGTCACGTACGAGATCGTCTGCGACAAGGGCAACAAGGCCGACACCCTGCCCGGCACCAAGGCGTTCCTGCGCTACATCGCCTCCGAGGACGGCCAGAAGATCCTCGCCGAGAACGACTACGCGCCGATCCCCGCCGACATCATCTCCCAGGTCCGCACCACCATCGAGGGCCTGAGCTGACCCGAGTGCGGTCCGGTCCCCTCCCCGGGGCCGGGCCGCACCGTCCGGTGCACCGCCGCCAGTGGCCGTACCTCCGTTACGGCTCCGCAGACCGGAGAACCTGATGGGCACACCCACACAGACAATCGAGACACCTCCCCCCGCTTCGCAGCCGACCGCCGACAAGCGCGCCGCGCGCGGGGCCACCCGGCCCGGAGACCGGATCTTCCTCGCTCTCTCCCGCGGCTCGGGCATCCTGCTGCTGGTGATCATGGCCGCGATCGCGGTCTTCCTCACCTACCGCGCCTCCCTGGCGATCAGCAAGGACCAGGGCAACTTCCTCACGACCTTCCAGTGGGACACCAACCTCGTCCCGCCGGACTTCGGCATCGCCGTCCTGGCCTTCGGCACGGTCGTCTCCTCGATCGTCGCCATGGTCATCGCGGTGCCGGTCGCCGTCGCCATCGCGCTGTTCCTCACGCACTACGCCCCGCGCCGGATGCGCGGCCCCATCGCGTACGTGATCGACCTGCTCGCGGCCGTGCCGTCCATCGTCTACGGCCTCTGGGGCGCCCTCGTCCTCGTGCCGCACATGAACGGCCTCTTCGGCTGGCTGAACGACTACCTCGGCTGGACCGGCATCTTCTCGTGGCAGGGCGGCGCCCCCCGCTCGATGCTGACCGTCGGCATCCTGCTCGCGATCATGATCCTGCCGATCATCACCAACGTGAGCCGCGAGGTCTTCCGCCAGGTCCCGCAGATGCACGAGGAAGCGGCCCTGGCGCTCGGCGCCACCCGCTGGGAGGTGATCCGCATGGCGGTCATCCCCTTCGGCCGCTCCGGCGTCATCTCCGCCTCGATGCTCGGCCTCGGCCGCGCCCTGGGCGAGACCATGGCCGTCGCCACCGTGCTCTCCCCGACCTTCGACATCCAGGCCAGCCTGCTCGACCCGGGCGGCGGCACGTTCGCCCAGAACATCGCCAGCAAGTTCGGTGAGGCCACCGAGTTCGGCCGGGACGCGCTGATCGCCTCCGGTCTGGTCCTGTTC
This is a stretch of genomic DNA from Streptomyces hawaiiensis. It encodes these proteins:
- the pstC gene encoding phosphate ABC transporter permease subunit PstC, which codes for MGTPTQTIETPPPASQPTADKRAARGATRPGDRIFLALSRGSGILLLVIMAAIAVFLTYRASLAISKDQGNFLTTFQWDTNLVPPDFGIAVLAFGTVVSSIVAMVIAVPVAVAIALFLTHYAPRRMRGPIAYVIDLLAAVPSIVYGLWGALVLVPHMNGLFGWLNDYLGWTGIFSWQGGAPRSMLTVGILLAIMILPIITNVSREVFRQVPQMHEEAALALGATRWEVIRMAVIPFGRSGVISASMLGLGRALGETMAVATVLSPTFDIQASLLDPGGGTFAQNIASKFGEATEFGRDALIASGLVLFVITLLVNGAARAIIARRKEYSGANA